The following proteins come from a genomic window of Flavobacterium crocinum:
- a CDS encoding ABC transporter permease: protein MMLKLFKENIRIAFGSIKTQLLRTILTVLIIAIGITALVGILTVVSALENTISTNFASMGANTFNINQYENNVRNRGGKEREVINPIISYPEAVAFKNKYKYPFTETSLSFTATSKAEVKYLDTKTDPEITVVGVDEHFINNSGLETTLGRSFNQFDIENNTYSCIVGSDFEKGLLKDVNPIDKIISIRGARFKVIGVLKEKGSTFGNSQDLRVLIPIQVARSLFTAPNINYTVSVMVSKKELLDEAVDNATSTMRRVRKLSPVRDNNFGIGRSDDLINRILGITKYLGWAAWIISVITILGSSIALMNIMIVSVTERTREIGVRKALGAKRSTVAFQFFIETLLIGQIGGLVGIFLGILLGFGIATAMSFVFVIPWMAIFAAFATSFCVALVSGLYPAIKASKLDPIEALRYE from the coding sequence ATGATGCTAAAATTATTTAAAGAAAATATCCGAATTGCGTTTGGTTCCATCAAAACACAATTACTGCGTACTATTCTTACCGTTTTAATTATTGCTATTGGTATTACCGCTTTAGTTGGAATTCTTACCGTAGTTTCTGCGTTAGAGAATACTATTTCTACCAATTTTGCTTCAATGGGAGCAAACACTTTCAATATTAATCAATACGAAAATAATGTTCGTAATCGTGGCGGAAAAGAACGTGAAGTGATTAATCCAATTATTTCCTATCCTGAAGCGGTCGCTTTTAAAAACAAATACAAATATCCATTTACAGAAACTTCGCTTTCTTTTACAGCAACTTCAAAAGCAGAAGTAAAATATTTAGACACCAAAACAGATCCAGAGATTACAGTTGTTGGTGTCGATGAACACTTTATAAACAATTCTGGTCTAGAAACGACTTTGGGGCGTTCTTTTAATCAATTTGACATTGAAAATAATACGTATTCCTGTATTGTAGGTTCTGATTTTGAAAAAGGACTTTTGAAAGATGTAAACCCGATAGACAAAATCATTTCCATTCGTGGTGCACGATTTAAAGTTATTGGCGTTTTAAAAGAAAAAGGATCCACTTTTGGAAACAGTCAAGATTTACGTGTCCTCATTCCAATTCAGGTTGCAAGATCATTATTTACGGCTCCAAACATTAATTATACAGTTAGTGTCATGGTTTCAAAAAAAGAACTTTTGGACGAAGCTGTTGATAATGCAACAAGCACCATGAGAAGAGTTCGTAAACTGAGCCCGGTTCGTGATAATAATTTTGGCATTGGGCGAAGCGACGATTTAATCAACCGCATTTTAGGAATTACCAAATATTTGGGCTGGGCAGCCTGGATTATCTCCGTAATTACCATTTTAGGATCTTCTATCGCTTTGATGAATATTATGATTGTTTCGGTTACAGAACGCACCCGTGAAATTGGTGTCCGTAAAGCTTTGGGAGCAAAAAGGTCAACTGTAGCTTTTCAGTTTTTTATCGAAACTTTATTGATTGGACAAATTGGCGGTTTGGTTGGAATCTTTCTTGGAATACTTCTAGGTTTCGGAATAGCAACTGCAATGAGCTTTGTCTTTGTAATTCCTTGGATGGCCATTTTTGCCGCGTTTGCAACTAGTTTCTGTGTAGCGTTGGTTTCTGGTTTATATCCGGCAATTAAGGCTTCTAAATTAGATCCGATTGAGGCGTTGCGTTACGAATAA